In a genomic window of Epinephelus fuscoguttatus linkage group LG23, E.fuscoguttatus.final_Chr_v1:
- the LOC125884159 gene encoding gastrula zinc finger protein XlCGF57.1-like isoform X8, with translation MEIGADGEDCGGPEPARNSDPDTYLQPETDDSDDDDDWTETREPQSGLKSLRNDEDPVSDLEYSVDEKPFSCSECGKKYSHSSTLTIHMRSHTGEKPFSCSVCGKRFCKSGVLKTHMTTHTGEKPISCSECGKRFSQKGHLKTHMRTHTGEKPFSCSECGKRFSQNDHLKTHMTTHTGEKPHICSECGKRFSQKTHLKTHMRTHTGEKTFSSSECGKRFSQNDNLKTHMTTHTGQKPFSCSECGKRFPRSGDVRRHMRFHTGERPFSCSECGKRFFHSGALKAHIRTHTGERPFSCSECGKRFSQSGALKAHMRTHTGERPFSCSECGKRFSHSGDLKSHMRTHTGEKPFTCSECGKRFPRSNTLKRHMRSHTGVWKDISAQRKLSWSRDNLYRRETSQLPCL, from the coding sequence atggaaattggagctgatggagaggactgtggaggaccagaaccagccaggaactcagatccagatacatatttacaacctgagactgatgacagtgatgatgatgatgattggaCAGAGACCAGAGAACCTCAGTCAGGTTTAAAGTCTCTTAGAAATGATGAAGACCCTGTTAGTGACTTGGAATATAGTGTTGatgagaaaccatttagctgctctgagtgtgggaaaaaatATAGTCACAGTTCAACACTGACGATTCACATGAGATCCcatacaggagaaaaaccatttagctgctctgtgtgtgggaaaagattttgtAAAAGTGGAGTTCTGAAGACACACATGACAACtcacacaggagaaaaaccaataagctgctctgagtgtgggaaaagattttctCAAAAAGGTCATCTGAAGACacacatgagaactcataccggagaaaaaccatttagctgctctgagtgtgggaaaagattttctCAAAACGATCATCTGAAGACACACATGACAACTCACACTGGAGAAAAACCACATatctgctctgagtgtgggaaaagattttctCAAAAAACTCATCTAAAGACACACATGAGAACTCACACAGGAGAAAAAACATTTAGCTCCTCTGAGTGCGGGAAAAGATTTTCTCAAAACGATAATCTGAAGACACACATGACAACTCACACAGGAcaaaaaccatttagctgctctgagtgtgggaaaagatttccTCGAAGTGGAGATGTGAGGAGACACATGAGATTTCATACAGGAGAAagaccatttagctgctctgagtgcgGGAAAAGATTTTTTCACTCAGGTGCTCTAAAGGCACACATAAGAACTCATACAGGAGAAagaccatttagctgctctgagtgcgGGAAAAGATTTTCTCAGTCAGGTGCTCTGAAGGCacacatgagaactcatacAGGAGAAAGACCATTTagttgctctgagtgtgggaaaagattttctCATTCAGGTGATCTGAAGTCacacatgagaactcatacaggagaaaaaccattcacctgctctgagtgtgggaaaagatttccTCGCTCAAATACTCTGAAGAgacacatgagatctcatacaggGGTTTGGAAAGATATTTCTGCGCAAAGAAAACTTAGTTGGTCACGTGACAATCTGTACAGGAGAGAAACCTCTCAGCTGCCATGTTTGTGA
- the LOC125884159 gene encoding gastrula zinc finger protein XlCGF57.1-like isoform X3 translates to MSKVQMLRSFVKQRLTAAAEEIFGLFERTIAEYEEELCRSKEENERQRKLLDAVFNPQLRLHRADVQQLSVVKEEVPPEQQEWSSSVDQEDPEPPHIKEDQEDPEPPHIKEDREDPEPPHIKEDREDPEPPHIKEDQEDPEPPHIKEDQEDPEPPHIKEDQEDPEPPHIKEEQEFTFSPVPVKSEDDEEKPQSSQLHQRHTEQMEIGADGEDCGGPEPARNSDPDTYLQPETDDSDDDDDWTETREPQSGLKSLRNDEDPVSDLEYSVDEKPFSCSECGKKYSHSSTLTIHMRSHTGEKPFSCSVCGKRFCKSGVLKTHMTTHTGEKPISCSECGKRFSQKGHLKTHMRTHTGEKPFSCSECGKRFSQNDHLKTHMTTHTGEKPHICSECGKRFSQKTHLKTHMRTHTGEKTFSSSECGKRFSQNDNLKTHMTTHTGQKPFSCSECGKRFPRSGDVRRHMRFHTGERPFSCSECGKRFFHSGALKAHIRTHTGERPFSCSECGKRFSQSGALKAHMRTHTGERPFSCSECGKRFSHSGDLKSHMRTHTGEKPFTCSECGKRFPRSNTLKRHMRSHTGVWKDISAQRKLSWSRDNLYRRETSQLPCL, encoded by the exons ATGTCTAAAGTCCAAATGCTGAGATCGTTTGTGAAGCAGCGACTAACTGCGGCTGCTGAAGAGATATTTGGGCTGTTTGAAAGAACGATAGCAGAGTACGAGGAGGAACTTTGTCGATCAAAAGAGGAGAACGAGCGACAACGGAAACTACTGGACGCTGTTTTCAACCCTCAGCTTCggttacacagagcag acgtccagcagctgtcggtggttaaagaagaggttccccctgagcagcaggagtggagctccagtgtggaccaggaggacccagagcctccacacattaaagaggaccaggaggacccagaacccccacacattaaagaggaccgggaggacccagagcctccacacattaaagaggaccgggaggacccagagcctccacacattaaagaggaccaggaggacccagaacccccacacattaaagaggaccaggaggacccagagcctccacacattaaagaggaccaggaggacccagagcctccacacattaaagaggaacaggagtTCACATTCTctcctgtccctgtgaagagtgaagatgatgaagagaaacctcagtcctcacagcttcatcaaagacacactgaacagatggaaattggagctgatggagaggactgtggaggaccagaaccagccaggaactcagatccagatacatatttacaacctgagactgatgacagtgatgatgatgatgattggaCAGAGACCAGAGAACCTCAGTCAGGTTTAAAGTCTCTTAGAAATGATGAAGACCCTGTTAGTGACTTGGAATATAGTGTTGatgagaaaccatttagctgctctgagtgtgggaaaaaatATAGTCACAGTTCAACACTGACGATTCACATGAGATCCcatacaggagaaaaaccatttagctgctctgtgtgtgggaaaagattttgtAAAAGTGGAGTTCTGAAGACACACATGACAACtcacacaggagaaaaaccaataagctgctctgagtgtgggaaaagattttctCAAAAAGGTCATCTGAAGACacacatgagaactcataccggagaaaaaccatttagctgctctgagtgtgggaaaagattttctCAAAACGATCATCTGAAGACACACATGACAACTCACACTGGAGAAAAACCACATatctgctctgagtgtgggaaaagattttctCAAAAAACTCATCTAAAGACACACATGAGAACTCACACAGGAGAAAAAACATTTAGCTCCTCTGAGTGCGGGAAAAGATTTTCTCAAAACGATAATCTGAAGACACACATGACAACTCACACAGGAcaaaaaccatttagctgctctgagtgtgggaaaagatttccTCGAAGTGGAGATGTGAGGAGACACATGAGATTTCATACAGGAGAAagaccatttagctgctctgagtgcgGGAAAAGATTTTTTCACTCAGGTGCTCTAAAGGCACACATAAGAACTCATACAGGAGAAagaccatttagctgctctgagtgcgGGAAAAGATTTTCTCAGTCAGGTGCTCTGAAGGCacacatgagaactcatacAGGAGAAAGACCATTTagttgctctgagtgtgggaaaagattttctCATTCAGGTGATCTGAAGTCacacatgagaactcatacaggagaaaaaccattcacctgctctgagtgtgggaaaagatttccTCGCTCAAATACTCTGAAGAgacacatgagatctcatacaggGGTTTGGAAAGATATTTCTGCGCAAAGAAAACTTAGTTGGTCACGTGACAATCTGTACAGGAGAGAAACCTCTCAGCTGCCATGTTTGTGA